From Natrinema amylolyticum, the proteins below share one genomic window:
- a CDS encoding MBL fold metallo-hydrolase yields the protein MSTSPDSSISLVRNATLLVTIGETSFLVDPMFASPGENPSIQNTPNDRRNPLVPMPDVELSYDAVIVTHRHTDHFDDTAKAELDADVPLFCQPAEADAFADEGFTDVRPVDDSVSFGGVTISRTPGRHGHGELAEKMGPVSGFVLEADETLYIAGDTVWYDQVEQTLERFEPDTVVLNGGEAQFNHGEPITMGVADVSTVREATDATVVVVHMEAINHCLLTRDELRSETENVLVPDDGEAITL from the coding sequence ATGTCAACGAGCCCCGATAGCAGCATATCTCTCGTCCGCAACGCCACGCTCCTCGTGACCATCGGAGAGACGTCGTTTCTCGTCGATCCGATGTTTGCGTCTCCCGGAGAGAACCCGTCGATACAGAACACGCCGAACGATCGCCGGAATCCGCTCGTACCGATGCCCGACGTCGAACTGTCGTACGATGCCGTGATCGTTACCCACCGACATACTGACCACTTCGACGACACGGCGAAAGCGGAACTCGACGCGGACGTCCCATTGTTCTGTCAGCCCGCCGAGGCGGATGCGTTCGCGGACGAGGGCTTCACCGACGTGCGGCCCGTCGACGATTCGGTATCGTTCGGCGGCGTCACGATCTCCCGGACCCCCGGTCGTCACGGGCACGGCGAGTTAGCCGAGAAGATGGGACCCGTCTCGGGGTTCGTTCTCGAGGCCGACGAGACGCTGTACATCGCCGGCGACACGGTCTGGTACGATCAGGTCGAACAGACGCTCGAGCGGTTCGAACCCGATACGGTCGTCCTCAACGGCGGTGAAGCACAGTTCAATCACGGCGAGCCGATCACGATGGGCGTCGCGGACGTCTCCACCGTCCGCGAGGCCACTGATGCAACGGTCGTCGTCGTTCACATGGAAGCGATCAATCACTGCCTGCTCACACGCGACGAACTGCGCTCGGAGACGGAGAACGTCCTCGTCCCCGACGATGGGGAAGCGATCACGCTGTAA
- a CDS encoding alpha/beta hydrolase yields the protein MTDSSRSMDAVSGPHAGQPLLTAGAPALAADAALVLCHGRGATAQGVINLMEPAARHGVAVLAPQAERSRWYPTPSTAPRADNEPWLTSSVDCVAAALAEARSIDVPPERTVVAGFSQGACVAAEFVRRNPTRYGGLAVLSGLLPGSAGELSSTAIAGSLEGTPVLVGYGEDDTSVDPERVAETLRAFERADAEVDERRYPETGHEVTDDEFDAIGAMLEAILNS from the coding sequence ATGACGGACTCGAGCCGCTCGATGGATGCCGTTTCCGGCCCCCACGCCGGCCAGCCGCTGCTCACCGCCGGTGCGCCGGCGCTGGCCGCGGACGCGGCCCTCGTACTCTGTCACGGCCGCGGCGCGACGGCTCAGGGCGTCATCAATCTCATGGAGCCGGCCGCCCGCCACGGCGTCGCCGTTCTCGCGCCCCAGGCAGAGCGGAGCCGCTGGTACCCGACGCCGTCGACCGCACCGCGAGCCGACAACGAACCGTGGCTCACCTCGAGCGTCGACTGCGTCGCAGCTGCGCTCGCGGAAGCACGATCGATCGACGTCCCGCCCGAGCGGACCGTCGTCGCCGGCTTCTCGCAGGGCGCCTGCGTCGCCGCGGAGTTCGTCCGCCGCAACCCGACCCGCTACGGCGGCCTCGCCGTCCTCTCGGGGCTGCTCCCCGGTTCGGCCGGCGAACTCAGTTCGACCGCGATAGCGGGCTCGCTCGAGGGAACGCCGGTGCTCGTCGGCTACGGCGAGGATGACACGTCCGTCGATCCCGAGCGCGTCGCGGAGACGCTCAGGGCGTTCGAGCGAGCAGATGCCGAGGTCGACGAACGACGCTATCCGGAGACGGGCCACGAGGTCACCGACGACGAGTTCGACGCGATCGGCGCGATGCTCGAGGCGATACTGAACTCCTGA
- a CDS encoding VOC family protein: MLSDTPGLHHVTGIVGDAQDAVDFYVGVLGVRLVTQTVNFEDILQHHLYFGDATGTPGTVLTHFPDPHGDSGRPGKPQIESVSFLIPADSLEYWETRLAKHEIAVEGPLERFDDRVLRFEDPAGTRVELVAGPSLPTDIEPWTAGPIPSPHAIRGLHGVATLSVNPYATAGTLETLGFEHDAEDGDRIRYRASGSRATVVDVLDRDAPFGREGRGTLHHVAVRVEDEDDLHEWRELFDDRGYDVSRVKDRHVFHSLYVREPGGILFELATETDGVAASEDGTEPGESLYLPDWFEDDRDLIESQLPALTVPTAGSDGEGRTETADR, encoded by the coding sequence ATGCTATCCGATACGCCGGGACTCCACCACGTGACGGGGATCGTCGGGGACGCCCAGGACGCGGTCGACTTCTACGTCGGCGTGCTCGGCGTTCGACTCGTCACGCAGACGGTCAACTTCGAGGACATCCTCCAACACCACCTCTACTTCGGCGACGCGACGGGGACGCCGGGAACGGTCCTGACTCACTTTCCGGACCCGCACGGCGATTCCGGGCGGCCCGGAAAACCCCAGATCGAGTCGGTCTCGTTCCTGATTCCGGCCGACTCCCTCGAGTACTGGGAGACCCGACTCGCGAAGCACGAAATCGCGGTCGAGGGGCCGCTCGAGCGGTTCGACGACCGAGTGCTGCGGTTCGAGGACCCCGCGGGCACGCGGGTCGAACTCGTCGCGGGTCCGTCGCTCCCGACCGATATCGAGCCCTGGACCGCGGGCCCGATTCCGTCCCCGCACGCGATCCGCGGACTCCACGGCGTCGCGACGCTGTCGGTCAACCCCTACGCGACCGCGGGCACGCTCGAAACGCTGGGCTTCGAACACGACGCCGAAGACGGCGACCGGATCCGGTATCGCGCGTCCGGATCGCGAGCGACCGTCGTGGACGTGCTCGATCGCGACGCGCCCTTCGGCCGCGAAGGACGGGGGACGCTCCACCACGTCGCTGTCCGCGTAGAGGACGAAGACGACCTCCACGAGTGGCGGGAACTCTTCGACGACCGCGGCTACGACGTCTCGCGCGTCAAGGATCGCCACGTCTTCCACTCGCTGTACGTCCGTGAGCCGGGCGGCATCCTCTTCGAACTGGCGACAGAGACCGACGGCGTCGCGGCGAGCGAGGACGGAACGGAGCCCGGCGAGTCGCTGTACCTGCCCGACTGGTTCGAGGACGACCGCGACCTGATCGAGAGCCAACTGCCGGCGCTGACGGTGCCGACGGCGGGATCGGACGGCGAAGGCCGCACGGAGACCGCAGACCGATGA
- a CDS encoding ribbon-helix-helix protein, CopG family — MGNKNKTISFRVNEDAFEALQAIAEERDISLSAVFRDYVDQLVDHDGRVEVVPEDDLEARTGGEGDGEDISFPPTVEVPKRFIREHERLELEAEHLREQLDEYKGYVNDLQDRLEDEEDEVLLLDELDGVEDEDESYQLR; from the coding sequence ATGGGGAACAAGAACAAGACCATCTCGTTTCGGGTCAACGAGGACGCGTTCGAGGCGCTCCAGGCGATCGCCGAGGAGCGCGACATCTCGCTGTCCGCCGTCTTCCGGGATTACGTCGACCAGCTCGTCGACCACGACGGCCGGGTCGAGGTCGTCCCCGAGGACGATCTCGAGGCCCGCACCGGCGGAGAGGGGGACGGCGAGGACATCTCGTTCCCGCCGACCGTCGAAGTGCCGAAACGCTTCATCCGCGAACACGAACGCCTCGAACTCGAGGCCGAACACCTCCGGGAACAACTCGACGAGTACAAGGGGTACGTCAACGATCTACAGGACCGGCTCGAGGACGAGGAAGACGAGGTGCTGCTGCTCGACGAGTTGGACGGCGTCGAAGACGAGGACGAATCGTACCAACTACGATAG
- a CDS encoding dihydrodipicolinate synthase family protein, whose amino-acid sequence MALRDALQGITCPMVTPFDDGSIDEAALDDLLEHLHEGGVDAVFPCGTTGEFPALTADEQRRVVEATVDCADVPVVAGAAETSVDDTIAAIDRAAAAGADAAAIVAPYFTTANAPDGNRRFFEAILDGASIPVILYNIPQCTGQRIEPETVAAVAEREDAIGIKDSSGDLEYFLSVLRETPEEFLCLQGYDALLVPALRMGADGGINALSNVVPEVLREAFERAEDDRGRELQRDAISPLFEACTTHDFAPAAKTGLTARDVIPSDEVRPPLVAVDDAGTKAIGDALEDALVVSEQ is encoded by the coding sequence ATGGCTCTTCGCGATGCGCTTCAGGGAATTACCTGTCCGATGGTGACGCCGTTCGACGACGGATCGATCGACGAGGCGGCGCTCGACGACCTGCTCGAGCACCTCCACGAGGGCGGGGTCGACGCGGTCTTCCCCTGCGGAACGACCGGCGAATTTCCGGCGCTGACGGCGGACGAGCAGCGGCGCGTCGTCGAGGCGACCGTCGACTGCGCCGACGTCCCCGTCGTCGCCGGGGCCGCGGAAACGAGCGTCGACGACACGATCGCGGCGATCGACCGCGCCGCCGCGGCCGGTGCCGACGCCGCCGCGATCGTCGCGCCCTACTTCACCACCGCGAACGCGCCCGACGGCAACCGGCGGTTCTTCGAGGCCATCCTCGACGGGGCCTCGATTCCGGTCATCCTGTACAACATCCCGCAGTGTACGGGCCAACGCATCGAGCCCGAGACCGTCGCCGCCGTCGCCGAACGCGAGGACGCGATCGGGATCAAGGACTCGAGCGGCGACCTCGAGTACTTCCTCTCCGTGCTCCGGGAGACGCCCGAGGAGTTCCTGTGTCTGCAGGGGTACGACGCGCTGTTAGTCCCCGCCCTGCGGATGGGTGCCGACGGCGGGATCAACGCGCTGTCGAACGTCGTCCCCGAGGTCCTGCGAGAGGCGTTCGAACGAGCCGAGGACGACCGCGGACGAGAACTCCAGCGCGACGCGATCTCGCCGCTGTTCGAGGCGTGTACGACCCACGACTTCGCTCCGGCGGCGAAGACCGGGCTCACCGCCCGCGACGTCATCCCGTCCGACGAGGTCCGCCCGCCGCTGGTCGCCGTCGACGACGCGGGAACGAAAGCGATCGGTGACGCGCTCGAGGACGCGCTCGTAGTCAGCGAGCAGTAG
- a CDS encoding mannose-1-phosphate guanylyltransferase, whose protein sequence is MDRPVIACVLAGGTGSRLYPASRSDRPKQFLPLGGERSLLSRTMDRTAFADERYVLTRDSFADEIHEHAPEAGVLIEPDGKDTGPALVYAAWRLRERFDREPVLLCLPSDHYVADDAAFSERLERAAELAVETDGLVTLGVEPTRPATGYGYIVPERSETGLETTDYAAVERFTEKPDRETATELCEAGAYWNAGIFAWTPGALLREARDSPLTPLVDALEDGAPGRGFDAIDAVSVDYAIMERATDVFVTPLSTEWDDLGTWDAVGRVLEAGDADAENELVAGDVLSIDAANNVVAAPDSHVSLLDVDDLIVAAFDDRILVAPRDASQRVRDVVARLRERDAF, encoded by the coding sequence ATGGATCGGCCCGTCATCGCCTGCGTCCTCGCCGGTGGGACCGGGAGCCGACTCTATCCCGCGAGCCGGAGCGATCGCCCGAAACAGTTCCTCCCGCTCGGCGGCGAGCGCTCGCTGCTCTCGCGGACGATGGACCGGACGGCGTTCGCCGACGAGCGCTACGTGCTGACTCGTGACTCCTTCGCCGATGAGATCCACGAGCACGCGCCCGAGGCGGGCGTCCTGATCGAACCCGACGGCAAGGACACCGGCCCGGCGCTGGTCTACGCCGCCTGGCGGCTCCGCGAGCGCTTCGATCGGGAGCCGGTGTTGCTCTGTTTGCCGAGCGACCACTACGTCGCCGACGACGCGGCGTTTTCCGAACGGCTCGAGCGCGCCGCCGAACTCGCGGTCGAAACGGACGGACTCGTCACGCTGGGCGTCGAGCCGACGCGGCCGGCGACGGGCTACGGCTATATCGTCCCCGAGCGGAGCGAGACGGGACTCGAGACGACGGACTACGCGGCCGTCGAGCGCTTCACCGAGAAACCGGACCGCGAGACCGCGACGGAACTCTGCGAGGCCGGCGCGTACTGGAACGCCGGGATCTTCGCCTGGACGCCCGGCGCGCTGTTGCGGGAAGCGCGCGACTCGCCGCTCACACCGCTGGTCGACGCGCTCGAGGACGGTGCTCCGGGTCGGGGCTTCGACGCGATCGACGCCGTCAGCGTGGATTACGCGATCATGGAGCGCGCGACCGACGTCTTCGTAACGCCGCTCTCGACCGAGTGGGACGACCTCGGGACGTGGGACGCCGTCGGACGGGTGCTCGAGGCCGGCGATGCCGACGCGGAAAACGAACTCGTCGCGGGAGACGTGCTCTCGATCGACGCCGCGAACAACGTCGTCGCCGCGCCCGACTCGCACGTCTCCCTGCTCGACGTCGACGACCTGATCGTCGCCGCGTTCGACGACCGGATTCTGGTCGCCCCGCGGGACGCCTCACAGCGGGTCCGCGACGTGGTCGCGCGGCTCCGCGAGCGCGACGCCTTCTGA
- a CDS encoding b(o/a)3-type cytochrome-c oxidase subunit 1: protein MRTGPETEVTAMRNAYVDQFPAEARLIKAAFWSSFIALAIGGLLGLVQALHRTDVLRFIDSADYYTVLTAHGVLLAITFTIFFLVGIFTWAVTTSLDRGLEDLRFTWSWYAMMVVGTVLVGVSILGGVVESIDMQADVLFTFYSPLQAHPAFYIGLVLFVVGTWLAGADWFRAWWAWRAENPDERIPLPTFMTLTTTLFWYLCTIGVALSILVLLLPWSLGIVDSVNPLLNRTLFWYFGHAVVYFWLMPAYMLWYIMLPKLSGGKLFSDPLARVVFVLFLLLSTPTGIHHQYLDPGIAEGYKFIAMTNTMFLLLPSLLTAFTVVASMEHGARQRGGTGYLGWLKALPWRNPVFTGMALAGLMFAAAGFSGMINAGMNINYLVHNTWWIVGHFHLTVGTAVALTFMAAAYWFVPQVTGKALWNRSLALVQVLVWFVGMTFMSNAMHRSGLFGMPRRTAEPQYQGFDFEPAAGTVGEINAQVALGAVLLTVALALFLLNMVMTSVNGSSDAIPDNTYAGTLSGPEDAPVVLDNLKLWTAIATVLVVFAYTLPLASIIDAGGLFGPGIDGFQLAIETDPALVLESLREVVP, encoded by the coding sequence ATGAGAACGGGGCCGGAGACGGAGGTGACGGCGATGCGTAACGCGTACGTCGACCAGTTCCCGGCCGAAGCGCGGCTGATCAAGGCGGCCTTTTGGAGTTCCTTCATCGCGCTGGCGATCGGCGGTCTGCTCGGGCTCGTCCAGGCGCTCCACCGAACGGACGTCCTCCGGTTTATCGACTCGGCGGACTACTACACCGTCCTGACTGCCCACGGCGTGTTACTGGCGATCACCTTCACGATCTTCTTCCTCGTGGGGATCTTCACTTGGGCGGTGACGACCAGCCTCGATCGGGGGCTCGAGGACCTCCGATTTACCTGGTCCTGGTACGCGATGATGGTCGTCGGAACGGTGCTGGTCGGCGTCTCGATCCTCGGCGGCGTCGTCGAGTCCATCGACATGCAGGCGGACGTGCTCTTTACGTTCTACTCCCCGCTACAGGCCCATCCGGCCTTTTATATCGGGTTGGTGTTGTTCGTCGTCGGCACCTGGCTGGCCGGGGCCGACTGGTTCCGGGCGTGGTGGGCGTGGCGGGCCGAGAACCCCGACGAACGGATTCCGCTGCCGACGTTCATGACCCTGACGACGACGCTGTTCTGGTACCTCTGTACGATCGGCGTCGCGCTGTCGATCCTCGTGCTCCTGTTGCCGTGGTCGCTGGGGATCGTCGACTCCGTCAACCCGCTGCTCAACCGGACGCTGTTCTGGTACTTCGGACACGCCGTCGTCTACTTCTGGCTGATGCCCGCGTACATGTTGTGGTACATCATGCTGCCGAAGCTCTCCGGCGGGAAGCTGTTCAGCGATCCGCTCGCACGGGTCGTCTTCGTGCTCTTCCTCCTGCTGTCGACGCCGACCGGGATCCACCACCAGTACTTAGATCCCGGTATCGCGGAGGGGTACAAGTTCATCGCGATGACGAACACGATGTTCCTCCTCCTGCCCAGCCTGCTGACCGCGTTCACCGTCGTCGCGAGCATGGAACACGGCGCGCGCCAGCGCGGCGGAACCGGGTATCTGGGCTGGCTCAAGGCGCTGCCGTGGCGTAACCCCGTCTTCACGGGCATGGCGCTCGCCGGCCTGATGTTCGCCGCGGCCGGCTTCTCCGGCATGATCAACGCCGGGATGAACATCAACTACCTCGTCCACAACACGTGGTGGATCGTCGGCCACTTCCACCTGACCGTCGGCACCGCCGTCGCGCTGACGTTTATGGCCGCGGCCTACTGGTTCGTCCCACAGGTCACCGGGAAGGCGCTCTGGAACCGCTCGCTCGCGCTGGTTCAGGTCCTGGTCTGGTTCGTCGGCATGACGTTCATGTCGAACGCGATGCACCGCTCTGGGCTGTTCGGCATGCCGCGCCGGACCGCCGAGCCACAGTATCAGGGCTTCGACTTCGAGCCCGCCGCCGGGACCGTCGGCGAGATCAACGCACAGGTCGCCCTCGGCGCGGTGCTGCTGACGGTCGCGCTGGCCCTGTTCCTCCTGAACATGGTCATGACGTCGGTCAACGGCTCGAGCGACGCGATTCCGGACAACACCTACGCCGGAACGCTGTCGGGTCCCGAGGACGCGCCGGTCGTCCTCGACAACCTCAAGCTCTGGACCGCCATCGCGACCGTCCTCGTGGTCTTCGCGTACACGCTCCCGCTCGCGAGCATTATCGACGCCGGCGGACTGTTCGGTCCCGGCATCGACGGCTTCCAGCTCGCCATCGAGACCGATCCCGCGCTCGTCCTCGAGTCGCTCCGGGAGGTGGTCCCGTAG
- a CDS encoding cupredoxin domain-containing protein has product MNIHTYEKAWLVAAMVLIVGFIATITYGAVGPGIAMIDDDGGTVDPDEINDHERFSDPGVDHVGGNEYEVTVIAQAWLYTPEEIEVPAGSEVTFYVTSRDVTHSFSVVGTNVNTMVIPGQVSEMTVQFDEPGEYGVLCNEYCGEGHHTMEGLLTVVPEDEFDLTELSVDAPREVEAGNETTITANVSNGMQDDLETTVTLEIDGETREEEITVPGDGSEEVAFAVDTAALGEGEHDWTVTADGYEESGTLSVVSATDGDENGAGDGGDGDA; this is encoded by the coding sequence ATGAACATCCACACCTACGAGAAGGCCTGGCTGGTCGCGGCCATGGTATTGATCGTTGGCTTCATCGCGACGATCACGTACGGCGCGGTCGGTCCCGGCATCGCAATGATCGACGACGACGGCGGGACGGTCGACCCCGACGAGATCAACGACCACGAACGGTTCAGTGACCCCGGCGTCGACCACGTCGGCGGCAACGAGTACGAGGTCACCGTCATCGCACAGGCGTGGCTCTACACGCCCGAGGAGATCGAAGTGCCGGCCGGTAGCGAAGTGACGTTCTACGTCACGAGCCGGGACGTGACACACAGCTTCTCCGTGGTCGGGACGAACGTCAACACGATGGTCATCCCCGGCCAGGTCTCCGAGATGACCGTCCAGTTCGACGAACCGGGCGAATACGGCGTCCTCTGTAACGAGTACTGCGGGGAAGGCCACCACACGATGGAAGGCCTCCTCACCGTCGTCCCCGAAGACGAGTTCGATCTGACCGAGCTGTCGGTCGACGCACCGCGCGAGGTCGAGGCGGGCAACGAGACGACGATCACCGCGAACGTGAGCAACGGCATGCAGGACGACCTCGAGACGACCGTGACCCTCGAGATCGACGGAGAGACCCGCGAGGAGGAGATCACGGTTCCCGGCGACGGCAGCGAAGAAGTCGCGTTCGCCGTCGACACCGCCGCGCTCGGCGAGGGCGAACACGACTGGACGGTGACCGCCGACGGCTACGAGGAGAGCGGGACGCTCTCGGTCGTCAGCGCGACCGACGGCGATGAGAACGGGGCCGGAGACGGAGGTGACGGCGATGCGTAA
- a CDS encoding DUF7091 family protein gives MPDRRQLERFLRSTLQEAGEQFEELRKSTDEQLEEARDSYEVAKNARGLPSDDAGRAKIVCRRYAEQRAAKLDEEYRPACYEAGHPDCEGCAEDVRAGRIETW, from the coding sequence ATGCCGGATCGGCGTCAACTCGAGCGGTTCCTCCGCTCGACGCTGCAGGAGGCGGGCGAGCAGTTCGAGGAACTCCGGAAATCGACCGACGAGCAACTCGAGGAGGCCCGCGACTCCTACGAGGTCGCGAAGAACGCCCGCGGGCTGCCGTCCGACGACGCGGGCCGGGCGAAGATCGTCTGTCGGCGCTACGCCGAGCAGCGGGCGGCGAAGCTCGACGAGGAGTACCGACCCGCCTGCTACGAGGCGGGCCACCCCGACTGCGAGGGATGTGCCGAGGACGTCCGCGCCGGACGGATCGAGACCTGGTAA
- a CDS encoding RPA family protein translates to MSQSELTREVARRVFASEFNDSTYTFKESDDERAPNYALLPTGDRANRVFVVGTLTETEDVGDDSEYWRGRVVDPTGTFFVYAGQYQPEAASVLRDTEPPEYVSIVGKPRTYETDDGTVNVSLRPESIAVVDDDTRDRWVVETADLTLDRIEAFEEWEAEQEAPESGSTAPTNEYAEMARERYDSPVVNYRNDVIQALESLENVDDADDAEATA, encoded by the coding sequence ATGAGCCAGTCCGAACTCACTCGCGAAGTCGCCCGCCGCGTCTTCGCATCCGAATTCAACGATTCGACGTACACCTTCAAAGAGAGCGACGACGAGCGCGCGCCCAACTACGCGCTGCTCCCGACGGGCGACCGCGCCAACCGCGTGTTCGTCGTCGGCACCCTCACCGAAACCGAGGACGTCGGCGACGACAGCGAGTACTGGCGCGGCCGCGTCGTCGACCCGACGGGGACGTTCTTCGTCTACGCCGGCCAGTACCAGCCCGAGGCCGCATCGGTGCTCCGAGACACGGAGCCGCCGGAATACGTCTCCATCGTCGGCAAACCGCGCACCTACGAGACCGACGACGGGACCGTCAACGTCTCCCTGCGACCGGAGTCCATCGCGGTCGTCGACGACGACACCCGCGACCGCTGGGTCGTCGAAACCGCCGACCTCACCCTCGACCGCATCGAGGCGTTCGAGGAGTGGGAAGCCGAACAGGAAGCGCCCGAAAGCGGCTCGACGGCACCGACCAACGAGTACGCCGAGATGGCCCGCGAGCGCTACGACTCGCCGGTCGTCAACTACCGCAACGACGTGATCCAGGCGCTCGAGAGCCTCGAGAACGTCGACGACGCGGACGACGCGGAAGCGACGGCCTGA
- a CDS encoding replication factor A (Replication protein A protects and stabilize the intermediate ssDNA that is generated by the unwinding action of a DNA helicase at the replication fork. In addition, SSBs prevent the formation of secondary structures by single-stranded template DNA.), translating into MSDVRQHADDIHEQFSDHLDDVSVEDVEERLITLVDEYKVPMDEARRSVTNHYLEEAGLDREDISSGDSEKANVEDVDEPEEWIDLTAKVIELWDPRSDSVAQVGLLGDPTGTIKFTKWAKSDLPALEEGGVYELRNVVTDEYQGRYSVKLNSTTVIEELDEELEVGNDTSEVEGALVDMQSGSGLIKRCPEEGCTRVLQNGRCNEHGEGEGEFDLRIKAVVDDGIDAHEVIFDKDATEDLTGLSLEEAKDMAMDALDTTVVADEIRDDIVGTYYRIEGPTFGRYVLADDVEELDGPVDAEELLIKARSM; encoded by the coding sequence ATGAGCGACGTACGACAACACGCGGACGATATACACGAGCAGTTTTCGGACCACCTCGACGACGTGAGCGTCGAGGACGTCGAAGAGCGCCTGATCACGCTCGTCGACGAGTACAAAGTTCCGATGGACGAGGCGCGGCGAAGCGTCACCAACCACTACCTCGAGGAGGCCGGCTTAGACCGCGAGGACATCTCGAGCGGCGACAGCGAGAAGGCCAACGTCGAGGACGTCGACGAACCCGAGGAGTGGATCGATCTCACCGCGAAGGTCATCGAACTCTGGGATCCCCGCAGCGACTCGGTCGCACAGGTCGGCCTGCTGGGCGATCCGACGGGGACGATCAAGTTCACCAAGTGGGCCAAATCCGATCTGCCCGCGCTCGAGGAAGGGGGCGTCTACGAGCTACGTAACGTCGTCACCGACGAGTACCAGGGCCGGTACTCGGTCAAACTCAACTCGACGACGGTGATCGAGGAACTCGACGAGGAGCTCGAAGTCGGCAACGACACCAGCGAGGTCGAGGGCGCACTGGTCGACATGCAGAGCGGCAGCGGGCTGATCAAGCGCTGCCCGGAGGAGGGCTGTACCCGCGTCCTCCAGAACGGCCGCTGTAACGAACACGGCGAGGGCGAAGGCGAGTTCGACCTCCGCATCAAGGCCGTCGTCGACGACGGCATCGACGCCCACGAGGTCATCTTCGACAAGGACGCGACCGAGGACCTGACGGGTCTGAGCTTAGAAGAGGCGAAGGACATGGCGATGGACGCGCTCGACACGACCGTCGTCGCCGACGAGATCAGGGACGACATCGTCGGCACCTACTACCGCATCGAGGGGCCCACCTTCGGCCGCTACGTCCTGGCCGACGACGTCGAGGAACTCGACGGGCCGGTGGATGCAGAGGAACTGCTGATCAAAGCGAGGTCGATGTAA
- a CDS encoding CbaC protein produces the protein MRISKGALLVVVAVLVPFVVEFRTALTWLGIELSVLESVALAGALVLGLVIWALWPEDENAETEPSGSR, from the coding sequence ATGCGCATCTCGAAGGGCGCGCTGCTGGTCGTCGTGGCCGTCCTCGTGCCGTTCGTGGTCGAGTTCCGGACGGCGCTCACGTGGCTCGGGATCGAGCTCTCCGTCCTCGAATCGGTCGCGCTCGCCGGGGCCCTCGTCCTCGGGCTCGTGATCTGGGCGCTGTGGCCCGAGGACGAAAACGCCGAGACTGAACCGTCGGGCTCGAGATAA
- a CDS encoding DUF5814 domain-containing protein: MAITDKIYIKNHRQLSSQLETNIPKGAFKGATLDMLFQGDGLEKLDDATRDRVLDFTQDFLDCGCDNNPYCGCPERKFIQYLLELRAQGLGPDAIVDVMTDDYMVYAYPGDVLSFLDNGVRTLEAAEGLARVEGADEKYDQIRQAKRELER, encoded by the coding sequence GTGGCCATCACCGACAAGATCTATATCAAGAACCACCGGCAGCTCAGCTCCCAGCTCGAGACGAATATCCCCAAGGGAGCGTTCAAGGGTGCGACGCTCGACATGCTCTTCCAGGGCGACGGCCTCGAGAAGTTAGACGACGCGACTCGCGACCGGGTACTCGATTTCACGCAGGACTTCCTCGACTGCGGCTGCGACAACAACCCCTACTGTGGCTGCCCGGAGCGGAAGTTCATCCAGTACCTGCTCGAGTTGCGCGCGCAGGGGCTGGGCCCGGACGCGATCGTCGACGTGATGACCGACGACTACATGGTCTACGCCTACCCCGGCGACGTGCTCTCCTTCCTCGACAACGGCGTCCGCACGCTCGAGGCCGCAGAGGGACTCGCTCGCGTCGAAGGTGCGGACGAGAAGTACGACCAGATCCGGCAGGCAAAACGGGAACTCGAGCGATAG